In Thermotoga sp. Ku-13t, one genomic interval encodes:
- a CDS encoding DUF1850 domain-containing protein: MKLLLLCFLLNPLVFRYVIIVEKQGQVIFEKILQDDKFRIVFVHSVEKTLVEECFRVDPDGSMVLYEARYSSYGAGLPSDAEGGFALENGRFVLKLERKFERITLRVSHIDGHGILFSDGVIWFKDIANVNDSLTIYVKKQPSFEEQFFEEESP; the protein is encoded by the coding sequence GTGAAATTGCTTTTGCTGTGCTTCTTGCTGAACCCGCTGGTGTTCCGTTACGTAATCATCGTTGAAAAGCAAGGCCAGGTGATCTTCGAGAAAATCTTGCAGGATGATAAGTTCAGGATCGTGTTCGTTCATTCAGTGGAAAAAACGCTCGTTGAAGAGTGTTTCAGAGTCGATCCAGACGGTTCCATGGTTCTGTACGAAGCACGATACAGCTCTTACGGGGCAGGGTTACCTTCGGACGCGGAGGGAGGATTCGCTCTCGAAAATGGAAGATTCGTACTGAAACTTGAAAGAAAGTTCGAGCGGATTACCCTCCGCGTTTCTCACATCGATGGGCACGGCATTCTGTTCAGTGATGGAGTGATCTGGTTCAAGGACATAGCGAACGTCAACGATTCATTGACGATTTACGTGAAAAAGCAACCCTCTTTTGAAGAACAATTTTTCGAGGAGGAATCACCGTGA
- the ispD gene encoding 2-C-methyl-D-erythritol 4-phosphate cytidylyltransferase, producing MTLEGSYLIYAVILAGGTSKRLGKKLPKQFVQVGGKVLLLWSVSTFLEVAEIAKIVIVLPEEWFEFGKHLVLSNVRADKLQFVSGGGTRTESLLRALHFVQENYGLKDDDMAVTHDAARPFVRKEHIVHSIELCEKSSAATLALPATDTVGVSDGEKLVGLTERSRTFMVQTPQTFRIKVFLELYERLTEDQRASLTDATGVFILNGQPVAIVEGDPTNIKVTTEFDLTIAEKIAELLSK from the coding sequence ATGACTTTGGAGGGTTCGTACCTGATCTACGCCGTCATCTTGGCTGGTGGAACATCGAAGAGGCTTGGAAAAAAACTTCCCAAGCAGTTCGTGCAGGTTGGTGGGAAGGTCCTTCTTCTCTGGAGCGTTTCGACCTTTCTGGAAGTCGCTGAGATCGCGAAGATTGTGATCGTGCTTCCAGAAGAATGGTTCGAATTCGGGAAACACCTGGTGCTGTCGAACGTTAGAGCAGATAAGCTGCAGTTCGTCAGCGGAGGTGGCACAAGGACAGAATCTCTGCTGAGAGCTCTCCACTTCGTGCAGGAAAACTATGGTCTGAAAGACGATGACATGGCTGTCACACACGATGCGGCCCGCCCGTTCGTTAGAAAAGAACACATAGTGCATAGCATCGAATTGTGTGAAAAATCCTCAGCTGCAACACTCGCGCTGCCCGCAACCGACACCGTTGGTGTTTCGGACGGCGAGAAACTGGTTGGTTTGACCGAACGAAGTCGTACTTTCATGGTTCAGACTCCACAGACTTTCAGGATAAAGGTTTTTCTGGAACTCTACGAACGGTTGACGGAAGATCAGAGAGCGAGCTTGACGGACGCAACAGGAGTCTTCATCCTGAACGGTCAACCGGTGGCAATCGTTGAAGGTGATCCGACAAACATCAAGGTGACCACAGAATTCGATCTCACCATTGCAGAAAAGATCGCTGAGCTTCTTTCAAAGTGA
- a CDS encoding DegV family protein, translating to MDSVAFVVDSTADFPMGWKPPLDLYKLPLRLIVDGKEYRDGIDIDSDRLCELMSQGHSVSTSLPSMEDIVRLFEEIKDKYEQIFVLTVSQKLSGTFNAVRMVIENFGLKNFFLLDSKAVSGKIFYILWRLMKDAMEGKRISQQSVAEYEKHCEMFFLLGSLDYLKKGGRIGKLSLLLGKILHVKPVLKIDREGEVTKAAVGMSQHDAIAKLIALVKSSVEKFSNYLLYGGYGSVHVKEMLEQILSNFPKCDGIARVGATVLAHTGPEVIGVLVGKSF from the coding sequence GTGGACTCGGTCGCTTTTGTTGTGGATTCCACAGCGGACTTTCCTATGGGTTGGAAACCCCCGCTCGATCTTTACAAACTGCCGCTGCGGTTGATCGTCGACGGTAAGGAGTACCGTGACGGAATAGACATAGATTCAGACAGATTGTGCGAACTCATGAGCCAAGGTCACAGCGTTTCGACGTCTTTACCGAGCATGGAGGACATAGTCAGGTTGTTCGAAGAAATCAAGGACAAATATGAACAGATCTTCGTGCTCACAGTATCACAAAAGTTGAGCGGAACTTTCAACGCGGTGAGGATGGTCATCGAGAACTTCGGTTTAAAGAACTTCTTCCTGCTCGATTCCAAGGCTGTCAGCGGCAAGATCTTCTACATTCTCTGGAGGCTCATGAAAGATGCAATGGAAGGCAAGAGAATTTCTCAGCAGAGTGTCGCCGAGTATGAAAAACACTGCGAGATGTTTTTCCTGCTTGGTTCTCTGGACTATTTGAAGAAAGGTGGAAGGATCGGAAAGTTATCGCTTTTGCTGGGAAAGATTTTACATGTCAAACCCGTTCTGAAGATAGATAGAGAAGGTGAGGTCACAAAAGCAGCCGTTGGAATGAGCCAGCACGATGCCATTGCCAAGCTGATCGCGCTGGTTAAGTCTTCTGTGGAGAAATTCTCTAACTATCTGTTGTACGGCGGCTATGGCTCAGTCCATGTAAAAGAGATGCTCGAGCAGATACTTTCAAATTTTCCAAAGTGTGACGGTATTGCGAGGGTGGGCGCGACGGTGCTCGCGCACACGGGCCCAGAAGTGATCGGGGTCCTCGTAGGCAAAAGCTTTTGA
- a CDS encoding carbohydrate ABC transporter permease, with product MRLSRFFLYLVLIIFVLFYLMPVYVLVVTSFKSFKEISLRTMWIPPKEISFSSFVRAWYGDKSKGLRGLSGNFMNSVYLTVPATLISSILGSMNGYVLTKWKFKRANLVFALLLFGMFIPYQSILIPLVQVLQKTKLYGTIPGLILVHCVYGIPITTLIFRNYYSTIPSDIVEAAKIDGAGFVKIFVRVLLPLSGPAFAVTAIWQFTSIWNDFLFGLVVTPNPSVQPITVALNNLAGSYFVEWNVQMAGALITAFPTLIVYIFLGKLFMRGLLSGSLSGM from the coding sequence ATGAGGCTGAGCAGATTCTTCCTGTACCTGGTGCTCATCATCTTCGTACTCTTCTACCTCATGCCGGTCTATGTCCTTGTTGTGACCAGCTTCAAGAGCTTTAAAGAAATCAGTTTGAGAACAATGTGGATCCCGCCGAAGGAGATCAGCTTTTCCAGCTTTGTAAGAGCCTGGTACGGCGATAAATCGAAAGGTCTGAGGGGACTCTCGGGGAACTTCATGAACAGCGTTTATCTCACTGTCCCCGCCACTCTGATCTCCTCCATACTCGGTTCGATGAACGGTTATGTTCTCACGAAGTGGAAGTTCAAAAGGGCAAACTTGGTTTTCGCTTTGCTTCTTTTTGGCATGTTCATTCCTTACCAGAGCATTTTGATACCCCTCGTGCAGGTTCTGCAGAAAACAAAGCTTTACGGAACCATCCCGGGTTTGATACTGGTTCACTGCGTCTATGGAATCCCCATTACGACTCTGATTTTCAGAAACTATTACTCGACCATCCCTTCAGACATCGTCGAGGCTGCGAAGATAGACGGTGCTGGATTTGTGAAAATATTCGTCAGGGTGCTGCTGCCCCTCTCCGGCCCGGCGTTCGCCGTCACTGCGATCTGGCAGTTCACTTCCATCTGGAACGACTTCCTCTTCGGCCTCGTTGTTACGCCCAATCCATCGGTACAGCCAATAACTGTGGCACTCAACAACCTGGCAGGAAGCTACTTCGTCGAGTGGAATGTGCAGATGGCTGGAGCCCTAATAACGGCGTTTCCAACGCTCATCGTTTATATCTTCCTCGGAAAGTTATTCATGAGAGGCTTGCTCTCGGGAAGTCTTTCTGGAATGTGA
- a CDS encoding TAXI family TRAP transporter solute-binding subunit, with the protein MKRLLVVAFMTLFVTMQAATFLTIATGGTAGTYYPLGAGMADIWNKNIKGMNAMVQSTGASVANINLLKNKEVDVIFVQNDVAYYAYNGVELFKEPFPQLRGLATLYPETVQIVALADRGINSVYDLKGKRVAVGAAGSGTEVNARQILAAAGITYKDITVQYLSFAEAANNLKDGNIDAAFVTAGHPTAAIVDLAAVRKIVLVPIAEEIIKALQKDYPFYVKIVVPAGTYKGVDTDVVTVAVKAMLAVREEMPEDLAYQLLKTMYANQKRLIEAHAKGELIIPETGKEGMSIPLHPGAEKFFKEMGL; encoded by the coding sequence ATGAAAAGGTTGTTGGTTGTAGCATTCATGACTTTGTTCGTGACGATGCAGGCTGCGACGTTCCTAACCATCGCCACAGGAGGCACGGCTGGAACGTACTATCCACTGGGTGCTGGTATGGCCGACATCTGGAACAAGAACATCAAGGGTATGAACGCCATGGTTCAGTCCACGGGTGCATCCGTCGCGAACATCAACCTGTTGAAGAACAAGGAAGTGGATGTCATATTTGTCCAGAACGACGTCGCTTACTACGCTTACAACGGAGTAGAACTCTTCAAAGAACCCTTCCCGCAGCTGAGAGGTCTCGCCACGCTGTATCCTGAGACGGTACAGATCGTCGCACTCGCAGACAGAGGTATCAACAGTGTGTACGATCTAAAAGGCAAGAGGGTCGCGGTCGGTGCCGCGGGAAGCGGAACCGAGGTCAACGCGAGACAGATCCTGGCAGCGGCTGGCATCACGTACAAGGACATCACGGTGCAGTATCTGAGCTTTGCGGAGGCTGCAAACAACTTGAAGGACGGAAACATCGACGCTGCGTTCGTCACGGCAGGTCACCCCACAGCGGCCATCGTTGACCTTGCAGCCGTGAGAAAGATCGTTCTCGTTCCGATTGCAGAAGAGATCATCAAGGCTCTGCAGAAAGACTATCCGTTCTACGTTAAGATCGTCGTTCCGGCTGGGACTTACAAGGGTGTTGACACGGACGTCGTCACCGTGGCCGTGAAGGCGATGCTTGCAGTTAGAGAAGAGATGCCAGAAGATCTGGCCTATCAACTGCTCAAGACCATGTACGCGAACCAGAAGAGATTGATCGAAGCCCACGCGAAAGGTGAGCTCATAATCCCAGAGACGGGTAAAGAAGGCATGTCCATACCGCTGCATCCCGGTGCGGAAAAGTTCTTCAAGGAGATGGGACTCTAA
- a CDS encoding SDR family oxidoreductase — MDLKLSDKRVLVCGGTRGIGRAIAEEFTKEGSTVFIVARHQSKEIAKQIAAQYSGKVFGFDADLSKAEDIDQIKKAVGQVDVLIINSGGPKTGDFLELRDEDWHLSFDLLVMSTVRLIRHFLPEMIERKWGRVIAVTSTSVYEPLPRLLLSNSLRMSVVGLMRSLSKEYAKYNITFNCVAPGHTMTERLEQLIREAAMRMQKSQEEVMKQMAEENDMKRFAKPEEIAAAVVFLASERASYITGVTLRVDGGFVRASL; from the coding sequence ATGGACCTGAAACTGTCCGACAAAAGAGTACTCGTCTGTGGTGGTACGCGCGGCATCGGTAGGGCGATCGCTGAAGAGTTCACGAAGGAAGGTTCTACAGTTTTCATAGTCGCGAGGCACCAGTCTAAGGAGATCGCAAAACAGATAGCTGCCCAGTATTCTGGAAAAGTTTTTGGATTCGATGCGGACCTGTCAAAGGCTGAAGACATAGACCAGATCAAAAAAGCGGTGGGACAGGTGGATGTGCTGATCATCAACTCAGGCGGGCCGAAGACCGGTGACTTTCTTGAACTGAGAGACGAAGACTGGCATCTATCCTTCGATTTGCTTGTGATGAGCACGGTGAGGCTGATCAGACATTTCCTGCCAGAAATGATCGAAAGGAAATGGGGAAGGGTGATCGCTGTAACGTCGACATCAGTTTACGAGCCCTTGCCGAGGCTCCTACTCTCCAATTCACTCAGAATGAGTGTCGTCGGACTCATGAGATCGCTCTCGAAAGAATATGCGAAATACAACATCACCTTCAACTGCGTTGCACCCGGTCATACCATGACCGAACGTCTGGAGCAATTGATCCGTGAGGCTGCAATGAGAATGCAGAAAAGCCAGGAAGAGGTCATGAAACAGATGGCTGAAGAAAACGACATGAAGCGTTTCGCAAAACCTGAAGAAATTGCGGCCGCGGTTGTGTTCCTTGCCAGTGAGCGGGCTTCGTACATAACCGGTGTGACATTGAGGGTGGATGGAGGATTCGTGCGCGCATCACTTTGA
- a CDS encoding inorganic phosphate transporter, which yields MWWYVLPSVFLGWSLGANDAANVFGPTVASGLIPHRRAMIAGSFFVVIGALVGGSHGLLNVSNITTGVALDSAIAVLSAAITVTVMTFFKFPVSTSQAVFGGILGTNVFRFGFENINWSPMTKFVIVWLLTPAGAALIGFLLYEVLATLFRRIRSVQYQDRFIKISSWLIGLYGCYALGANNVANVTGALSGNLLSVNEAALLGGLSIASGMISFSKGVIKTVGKGIVALDHFSGMIAVLAHSITLWIYSLVGIPVSSSQAIVGAVIGLGYARGVKLSNPDS from the coding sequence ATGTGGTGGTACGTTTTGCCATCAGTATTTCTGGGCTGGTCACTGGGTGCAAACGATGCGGCGAACGTTTTTGGCCCGACCGTGGCTTCCGGTTTGATTCCGCATAGGAGAGCTATGATCGCAGGTTCGTTTTTCGTCGTGATCGGCGCTCTGGTGGGAGGTTCACACGGCCTTCTGAACGTTTCCAACATCACCACCGGTGTCGCTCTCGACAGCGCCATCGCGGTCCTATCGGCAGCCATAACGGTGACCGTGATGACCTTTTTCAAATTTCCTGTGTCGACGTCCCAGGCGGTCTTTGGAGGCATCCTTGGTACGAACGTGTTCAGGTTCGGTTTTGAAAACATCAACTGGTCTCCGATGACGAAATTCGTCATCGTCTGGCTGTTGACACCCGCGGGTGCAGCACTGATAGGGTTTCTACTGTACGAGGTTCTTGCCACGCTTTTCAGGAGAATTCGATCCGTTCAGTACCAAGACAGATTCATAAAGATCAGTTCCTGGCTGATTGGTTTGTACGGTTGTTACGCACTCGGTGCGAACAACGTTGCAAATGTGACGGGCGCTCTGTCTGGAAACCTCCTGAGTGTGAATGAGGCTGCGTTGCTCGGAGGTCTGAGCATTGCATCTGGAATGATCAGTTTCAGCAAAGGCGTGATAAAGACGGTGGGAAAAGGCATAGTGGCGTTGGATCATTTCTCCGGCATGATTGCAGTTCTAGCGCATTCAATCACGCTGTGGATTTACAGTCTCGTTGGAATACCGGTATCATCCTCGCAGGCAATCGTTGGAGCGGTCATAGGTCTGGGATACGCCAGGGGTGTAAAACTGTCAAATCCAGACTCGTGA
- a CDS encoding pseudouridine synthase → MRLDRYLANSGVGTRTEVKRLIRSGQVRVNSEIVKDPAFDVSKNDVVECLGRRVGPFRHVYIVLHKPAGYVCDRVDDANIFDLLNEPWVHRLHVAGRLDRDVEGVVILTTDGWFTHLLIDPKSRLEREYLIYKDGKLTDEMKRLVEAGIELGEEKFAPARIEEVDDGLVRIILTEGKHHEVKKILRAIGLNYTKIVRTRFENITLKDLAPGQYRSLTQEEIKLTVEIATRKRAECRSNRTSERDFSGS, encoded by the coding sequence TTGAGACTCGATAGATACCTCGCAAATTCCGGTGTCGGAACCAGAACGGAAGTCAAAAGGTTGATAAGAAGCGGTCAAGTGAGAGTAAACAGCGAGATCGTGAAGGATCCGGCGTTCGATGTTTCAAAGAACGATGTGGTCGAATGCCTGGGCCGGCGGGTTGGACCATTCAGACACGTGTACATCGTTCTGCACAAACCTGCCGGATATGTGTGCGATAGGGTTGATGATGCGAATATCTTCGACCTGCTGAACGAACCGTGGGTACACAGGCTCCACGTGGCCGGTCGGCTGGACAGAGACGTAGAAGGCGTGGTCATACTGACGACCGATGGCTGGTTCACTCATCTGTTGATAGATCCAAAATCACGCCTGGAAAGAGAGTATCTCATCTACAAGGATGGGAAACTCACTGATGAGATGAAACGTCTTGTGGAGGCCGGGATAGAGCTGGGTGAGGAAAAGTTCGCGCCTGCGAGAATCGAAGAGGTGGACGATGGACTTGTAAGAATCATTTTGACAGAAGGAAAACACCATGAGGTGAAGAAGATACTGAGAGCGATAGGACTGAACTACACAAAGATCGTGCGAACCAGGTTCGAAAACATCACACTCAAAGACCTCGCACCTGGCCAGTACAGAAGCCTGACCCAGGAGGAAATCAAACTCACCGTTGAGATCGCCACAAGGAAGCGCGCCGAATGTCGATCGAACCGAACCAGTGAACGTGACTTCTCCGGTTCATGA
- a CDS encoding ROK family transcriptional regulator — MKTIKKVDPKLMKKMNKQLILRYLIEHGPASRTELVSKTGLASSAVWRMIEELVEEGFVEQKEYFARTNTKKAAVYGIARNFVTSLLVDVQVLQTTVAVGFLDGSCRVLETFPTGSFDDFSKRIKSFLSEKTLNKLFGKGEKIRVIFSLPGIVDTIKGVLLYAPNLKWHDIAFREEFAKKSNVEIIVENDSNLSLLAESFYARDIKNSSNAFFLYLGEGVGGAIFINGRIVIGSSFAAGEVGHTLLQASGVPIEVEELLSISRLVDKFENRKNLEKVGTLRERFVRLQRAWLSSDEVAKELIQEFIKNLAIVIRNVGYTLNPDIIVLGGSVSNLWETFGASIQKEITRLDEYGFLRNTVFRDTLFKETSASLLGCNVLAINKFLEDMMG; from the coding sequence ATGAAAACCATCAAGAAAGTTGATCCAAAGCTCATGAAGAAAATGAACAAACAACTGATCCTCCGCTATTTGATCGAGCATGGTCCAGCGAGCAGGACGGAGTTGGTATCGAAAACCGGTCTGGCCAGCAGCGCTGTCTGGCGTATGATAGAAGAGCTTGTGGAAGAGGGATTTGTAGAACAGAAGGAGTATTTCGCGAGAACCAACACCAAGAAAGCCGCTGTTTATGGCATTGCGAGGAACTTTGTAACGTCACTGCTGGTGGATGTCCAGGTGCTTCAGACTACAGTGGCTGTGGGTTTTCTCGACGGTAGTTGCAGGGTTCTGGAGACTTTTCCAACGGGAAGTTTCGACGATTTTTCGAAGAGAATAAAGAGCTTTTTGAGCGAGAAGACCTTGAACAAATTGTTTGGCAAAGGGGAAAAGATAAGGGTAATTTTCTCGCTTCCAGGCATTGTAGACACAATTAAAGGTGTTTTGCTGTACGCACCGAATTTGAAGTGGCATGATATAGCTTTCAGAGAGGAGTTCGCCAAGAAAAGTAACGTTGAGATAATAGTCGAGAACGATTCGAACCTTTCTTTGCTCGCAGAATCCTTCTATGCGAGAGATATTAAGAATTCTTCAAATGCCTTTTTCCTCTACCTCGGCGAGGGCGTAGGCGGTGCGATCTTCATAAACGGCAGGATAGTCATAGGTTCGAGTTTCGCGGCAGGCGAGGTCGGTCACACGCTGCTTCAGGCGAGCGGAGTACCGATCGAGGTGGAAGAACTGTTGTCCATATCAAGACTGGTAGATAAGTTCGAAAACCGGAAAAATCTGGAAAAAGTCGGTACTTTGAGAGAAAGGTTCGTCCGGTTGCAAAGGGCGTGGCTTTCGTCGGACGAGGTCGCAAAAGAACTCATACAGGAATTCATCAAGAATCTTGCGATCGTTATCAGGAATGTAGGTTACACACTCAATCCGGATATAATCGTTCTTGGCGGTTCTGTGAGCAATCTGTGGGAAACGTTTGGCGCTTCGATACAGAAGGAGATAACCAGACTCGATGAGTACGGTTTTCTCAGAAACACGGTTTTCAGAGACACACTGTTCAAAGAAACTTCGGCTTCTTTGCTCGGTTGCAATGTACTGGCAATAAACAAGTTTCTGGAGGATATGATGGGTTGA
- a CDS encoding ABC transporter substrate-binding protein, whose amino-acid sequence MWRKVALIIAVVSAMVVFASKIEIFSWWTAGGEAEGLQELFNIYSKLYPGVEIINATVAGGAGAQAKAVLKTRMLGGDPPDTFQVHAGHELIDTWVKTGFMEPITFLYKEEGWDKVMPKGILDIVSYNGEYWSVPVNIHRANVLWYNKKIFEKYGLKPPKTFEEFFQVAEILKSHGIIPLALGTKDGWEAAHVFETVLIGKLGAEGYKGLWNGKTKWSDPRVTDALETFAKMLRYVNSDHAARTWDEACALIVEGRAAMNIMGDWAVGYFYAKNFYDFGWVLAPGNEGIFDALSDSFGLPKGAKNRENVINFLRVLGSKEGQLAFNIKKGSIPARTDIDRNLFPEYQRSAMEDWLKHEIVPSVMHGAAASESWVTEFKDVISLFVARPDVKTTQRALVSIAIAQGVPQQ is encoded by the coding sequence ATGTGGCGCAAGGTTGCTCTGATCATCGCTGTGGTTTCAGCCATGGTAGTGTTTGCGTCAAAGATCGAAATATTCAGCTGGTGGACGGCCGGTGGCGAAGCTGAAGGGCTCCAGGAGCTTTTTAACATCTACAGCAAACTCTATCCAGGTGTCGAGATCATCAACGCAACTGTTGCTGGTGGCGCTGGTGCGCAGGCCAAGGCTGTGCTCAAAACCAGAATGCTTGGAGGAGATCCACCCGACACGTTCCAGGTGCACGCTGGTCACGAACTCATCGACACGTGGGTCAAAACAGGCTTCATGGAACCGATCACGTTCCTGTACAAGGAAGAGGGCTGGGACAAGGTGATGCCCAAAGGAATTCTCGACATCGTCTCTTACAATGGAGAATACTGGTCTGTTCCAGTCAACATCCACAGAGCGAACGTGCTCTGGTACAACAAGAAGATTTTCGAAAAATACGGTTTGAAACCTCCCAAGACGTTCGAAGAGTTCTTCCAGGTTGCCGAGATTCTGAAATCCCACGGAATCATCCCGCTCGCCCTCGGAACCAAGGATGGTTGGGAAGCGGCCCACGTCTTTGAGACCGTACTCATCGGAAAACTCGGCGCGGAAGGCTACAAGGGTCTGTGGAATGGTAAAACGAAGTGGTCAGATCCGAGAGTCACCGACGCTCTCGAAACCTTTGCGAAGATGCTACGGTACGTGAACTCTGACCATGCAGCGCGAACCTGGGATGAGGCGTGCGCGTTGATCGTTGAAGGTAGGGCTGCAATGAACATCATGGGCGACTGGGCCGTTGGTTACTTCTACGCTAAGAACTTCTACGATTTCGGCTGGGTCCTGGCGCCGGGTAACGAAGGAATATTCGACGCTCTGTCTGACAGCTTCGGTTTGCCGAAGGGTGCGAAGAACAGGGAGAACGTCATCAACTTCCTGAGAGTACTCGGTTCGAAAGAAGGACAGCTCGCGTTCAACATCAAGAAAGGTTCCATACCGGCCAGGACAGACATCGACAGAAACCTGTTCCCCGAATACCAGAGATCCGCCATGGAAGACTGGCTCAAGCACGAGATCGTTCCAAGTGTCATGCACGGAGCAGCTGCATCTGAAAGCTGGGTGACCGAGTTCAAAGACGTTATATCACTGTTCGTTGCTCGTCCTGACGTCAAGACAACGCAGAGAGCCCTCGTGAGTATAGCTATAGCGCAGGGCGTTCCACAGCAGTGA
- a CDS encoding sugar ABC transporter permease encodes MKTDRILSILFILPSFILVGIFIYGFIGWTGWVSMVNWRDVFPDFTFVGLRNYARLFQHFRFVISMKNTLVFTVLFLLSSISIGLLLAILLDRKVRFEGFFRTVYLFPMAVSFVVTGVVWRWILNPGTGGESVGLNWMLEKIGLGFLKSGWYTDPNIGIKAVVIAAVWQMSGYVMALYLAGIRSIPTELYEAAQLDGANVFQLYKHIVLPLLRPVTLSAVIILGHISLKIFDLVFAMTGSGIGFSCDVPALFMYDTTFRGNYFSQGAAIAVILLLCVAVLIVPYLTYSIRTEVRR; translated from the coding sequence GTGAAAACAGATAGGATCTTGTCGATCCTTTTTATTCTTCCATCGTTTATCCTTGTGGGCATTTTCATCTACGGATTCATCGGTTGGACCGGCTGGGTTTCGATGGTGAACTGGCGAGATGTGTTTCCCGATTTCACCTTTGTCGGTTTGCGGAACTATGCCAGGCTTTTTCAGCATTTCAGGTTCGTCATATCCATGAAAAACACGCTGGTCTTTACGGTTCTCTTCCTTCTTTCCAGCATAAGTATAGGCTTGCTGCTCGCGATCTTGCTTGACAGAAAGGTTCGTTTTGAGGGCTTCTTCAGAACCGTTTATCTTTTCCCGATGGCGGTGTCGTTCGTTGTCACTGGTGTTGTCTGGCGGTGGATTTTAAACCCTGGAACTGGTGGAGAGAGTGTGGGATTGAATTGGATGCTGGAAAAAATAGGCTTGGGTTTTTTGAAGAGCGGTTGGTACACCGATCCCAACATCGGTATCAAGGCGGTCGTGATCGCAGCTGTGTGGCAGATGTCGGGTTACGTGATGGCGCTCTATCTTGCGGGAATAAGATCTATCCCGACTGAGCTGTACGAAGCTGCGCAGCTGGATGGTGCAAACGTTTTTCAACTGTACAAACACATTGTTCTTCCTCTCCTCAGACCTGTCACTCTGAGTGCGGTGATCATACTGGGGCACATTTCACTGAAGATATTCGATCTGGTCTTTGCCATGACCGGGAGTGGGATCGGCTTTTCGTGTGACGTACCTGCACTCTTCATGTACGATACAACTTTCAGGGGTAACTACTTTTCTCAGGGTGCAGCGATAGCGGTGATACTGCTCCTGTGCGTGGCCGTGCTGATAGTCCCGTATCTGACATACAGCATAAGAACGGAGGTTAGAAGATGA